One genomic segment of Helianthus annuus cultivar XRQ/B chromosome 14, HanXRQr2.0-SUNRISE, whole genome shotgun sequence includes these proteins:
- the LOC110907657 gene encoding uncharacterized protein LOC110907657 codes for MDSPTSSSSVANLYYKEFLADEGDLTDEEVEQEAVTSIINLYGARYQRKPTWYDIQQIYEVHSNLHDLPGMIGSLDCSHWQWYNCPNAWRGQHTRGDQDGPSVILQAVTSQDLWVWSIYFGMAGSCNDINIFEKSPLVEDYISGRAAKASFYANGNYYPQGYYLCNAIYPRYSIVMKMFRDSYDEKRAYFKKVQEYLRKDIERCFGVLQQRWHYLRNPYRA; via the exons ATGGATTCCCCCACTTCCTCGTCGTCCGTTGCAAATTTGTATTACAAAGAGTTTTTAGCGGATGAGGGTGACTTGACCGATGAGGAGGtcgagcaagaggcggttacAA GTATTATAAATTTGTACGGTGCGCGTTACCAGAGAAAGCCCACATGGTACGACATTCAACAAATTTACGAGGTCCATTCTAATCTCCATGATTTACCGGGCATGATCGGGAGCTTGGATTGTAGTCACTGGCAGTGGTATAATTGTCCGAACGCATGGCGAGGTCAACACACACGAGGTGACCAAGATGGACCATCTGTTATTCTTCAAGCGGTTACCTCacaggacctttgggtttggtcgatTTACTTTGGTATGGCAGGGTCATGCAATGATATAAACATTTTCGAAAAATCTCCATTGGTAGAGGACTATATTTCTGGTAGAGCTGCAAAAGCATCTTTTTATGCAAACGGAAACTACTACCCGCAGGGATACTATTTGTGCAATGCaatttatcctaggtattcgattGTCATGAAGATGTTTAGGGACTCGTACGATGAAAAAAGAGCTTACTTTAAAAAAGTTCAAGAGTATTTGCGGAAGgacattgagagatgctttggggttcttCAACAACGGTGGCATTATTTGAGAAATCCTTATCGTGCATAG